Proteins encoded by one window of Candidatus Zixiibacteriota bacterium:
- a CDS encoding MoxR family ATPase yields the protein MASVDIQQHEIAEIEEFAAKRDAMLGEIRKVIVGQDRVIEEVLIALFAKGHCLLVGVPGLAKTLLISTLAEILDLEFNRIQFTPDLMPSDITGTDILQEDPATGRRQFQFLKGPIFTNVLLADEINRTPPKTQAALLQSMQEYKVTAGGTTYPLDLPFFVLATQNPIEQEGTYPLPEAQLDRFMLNIEIQYPDFDDEVQIVMQTTSTSKVSPRKVMEGPEILRCQELVRRVPVSDFVVSYAVQLTQSSRPKNPRAPQFIRDYVEWGAGPRASQYLILGAKARTILQGRYAVSIEDIRALAPAVLRHRIIPNFKAQGEGLSSLDVIDRLLGEIQPSADGRPAR from the coding sequence ATGGCGTCGGTCGATATTCAGCAGCACGAAATCGCGGAAATCGAGGAGTTCGCGGCCAAGCGCGACGCGATGCTGGGCGAGATCCGCAAGGTCATCGTCGGTCAGGACCGGGTGATCGAGGAGGTCCTGATCGCGCTGTTCGCCAAGGGCCACTGCCTGCTCGTCGGCGTCCCGGGACTGGCCAAGACTCTGCTGATCAGCACGCTGGCCGAGATCCTCGATCTCGAGTTCAACCGCATCCAGTTCACTCCCGACCTGATGCCCTCGGACATCACCGGAACCGACATCCTGCAGGAAGACCCAGCCACCGGCCGTAGACAGTTCCAGTTCCTCAAGGGCCCGATCTTCACCAACGTGCTCCTTGCCGACGAGATCAACCGCACGCCGCCCAAGACCCAGGCGGCGCTGCTGCAGTCGATGCAGGAATACAAGGTGACGGCGGGCGGAACCACCTATCCGCTGGACCTCCCCTTCTTCGTCCTGGCGACCCAGAATCCCATCGAGCAGGAAGGCACGTATCCGCTGCCCGAAGCGCAGCTCGACCGCTTCATGCTGAACATCGAGATCCAGTACCCGGATTTCGACGACGAGGTCCAGATCGTGATGCAAACCACCTCCACATCGAAGGTCTCGCCGCGCAAGGTCATGGAGGGCCCGGAGATCCTGCGCTGCCAGGAGCTCGTGCGCCGCGTTCCAGTCTCGGATTTCGTCGTCTCTTACGCCGTGCAGCTCACGCAAAGCTCGCGCCCCAAGAACCCGAGGGCGCCGCAGTTCATCAGGGACTACGTCGAGTGGGGAGCCGGCCCGCGGGCTTCCCAGTATCTGATTCTCGGTGCCAAGGCACGCACGATCCTGCAGGGCCGCTACGCGGTCTCGATCGAGGACATCCGGGCGCTCGCACCCGCTGTGCTGCGCCATCGTATCATCCCGAACTTCAAGGCGCAGGGCGAAGGGCTCTCCTCGCTCGACGTGATCGACCGGCTGCTCGGGGAGATCCAGCCTTCGGCCGACGGCAGGCCGGCCCGCTAG
- a CDS encoding pyruvate carboxylase subunit B: MSQKVELTETILRDAHQSLLATRMRTEDMLPIAEKLDAVGYWSLETWGGATFDAALRYLKECPWERLRKLRAAMPKSRFQMLVRGQNVVGYRNYPDDVVEAFIRRAAELGIDVFRVFDAMNDVRNMKTAIEAALKTGKTVEGAICYTISPVHSVDYFLRVAEKLAELGVQIICVKDMAGMLAPYVAYELVKKIKSRIPLPLHLHSHCTAGLAPMSYIMAVEAGADILDTALSPLSNGTSQPATEAVVAALAGTPHDTGLDLARLAEIADYFYGVRRKYAEFESQVNNQVKTDILISQIPGGMLSNLVAQLRQQKAEDRLEAVLAEMPHVRKDLGYPPLVTPTSQIVGSQAALNVMTGKRYSVVAQETKNYVMGLYGEPPGPISEEVKRKVLGKKQPITCRPADLLKPGLEAARAEIGSLARSEEDVISYALFPDIAKDFFLWREGRSGADARSAQAG; this comes from the coding sequence ATGAGTCAAAAAGTCGAGCTGACGGAAACCATCCTGCGCGATGCCCATCAGTCGCTGCTGGCGACGCGGATGCGCACCGAGGACATGCTGCCCATCGCGGAGAAGCTGGACGCCGTCGGGTACTGGTCGCTGGAGACCTGGGGCGGCGCCACCTTCGACGCCGCCCTGCGCTATCTGAAGGAGTGCCCCTGGGAGCGCCTGCGCAAGCTGCGGGCGGCGATGCCCAAGAGCCGCTTCCAGATGCTCGTGCGGGGCCAGAACGTTGTCGGCTACCGCAACTATCCCGACGACGTCGTCGAGGCGTTCATCCGCCGGGCGGCCGAGCTCGGCATCGACGTCTTCCGCGTCTTCGACGCGATGAACGACGTGCGCAACATGAAAACCGCGATCGAGGCCGCGCTCAAGACCGGAAAGACCGTCGAGGGGGCGATCTGCTACACGATCAGTCCGGTGCACTCCGTCGACTACTTCCTGCGCGTCGCCGAGAAGCTCGCGGAGCTCGGCGTGCAGATCATCTGCGTGAAGGACATGGCCGGCATGCTCGCGCCCTATGTGGCCTACGAGCTGGTGAAGAAGATCAAGTCGAGGATTCCTCTGCCCCTTCACCTCCATTCGCACTGCACGGCGGGGCTGGCGCCGATGAGCTACATCATGGCGGTCGAGGCGGGAGCCGACATCCTCGACACGGCGCTCTCGCCCCTTTCCAACGGGACCTCGCAGCCGGCGACCGAAGCGGTCGTCGCCGCGCTCGCGGGAACCCCGCACGACACGGGTCTCGATCTCGCGAGGCTCGCCGAGATCGCCGACTACTTCTACGGCGTGAGGCGGAAGTACGCTGAGTTCGAGAGCCAGGTCAACAACCAGGTCAAGACCGACATCCTGATCTCGCAGATTCCCGGAGGGATGCTTTCCAACCTGGTGGCGCAATTGAGGCAGCAGAAGGCCGAGGACCGTCTCGAAGCCGTGCTCGCCGAGATGCCCCACGTGCGCAAGGACCTGGGCTACCCGCCGCTGGTGACGCCCACGAGCCAGATCGTCGGCTCACAGGCGGCGCTCAACGTGATGACGGGAAAGCGCTACTCGGTGGTCGCCCAGGAAACCAAGAACTACGTGATGGGGCTTTACGGCGAGCCTCCCGGACCCATCAGCGAGGAGGTCAAACGCAAGGTCCTCGGCAAGAAACAGCCGATCACCTGCCGGCCGGCGGACCTGCTCAAGCCCGGCCTCGAGGCCGCGCGCGCCGAGATCGGCAGCCTTGCCCGGAGCGAGGAGGACGTGATCTCCTACGCGCTGTTTCCGGACATCGCCAAGGACTTCTTCCTGTGGCGCGAGGGGCGAAGCGGGGCGGACGCCCGGAGCGCTCAGGCGGGTTAG
- a CDS encoding DUF4175 family protein, which yields MGQEEFRELSEFLGRFTRRLKLVQGAEGLCLTAICALLLFGAGPAVAALADFFPYAPLLYWALGALVLLFLLGRTLARLLRRPSRERAARYIEEKRPELRNNLINSLQLYPRLAESPGAQGFSPAMVLALLRTTRRQLAALRLDELIDARNLKAQVRLLGLVFVPVLAMVLLDPSRVGETFSLLARPLDHLPPSVTVIHIEPKGARLVRGAPLRIQATTSGAIPRSLQLRIERAGAPGAEEGLPMESLGEGKFAIAIPKLDHTIRYRAVAGSFSSPVYTAEAIEPPEIANVRVTVYPPAYTGLGAVTAPGGDAEGLKGSTIRIDAVTTRQVVKAEIVTEDGKTVPLKIEGRELQGSLVLFQPQRYRVTVEDVHGFRNAPITYELKVRPDGFPTVDLLAPTEDLEVSGDEVLALEYSARDDFGIGRIDLAVEVGERRETIRLQSDDARRLVLRDRFRWDLSRLGLRQGDEARFHLEVRDNDTISGPKLGTSRTLRLKLKDLRGEHQQVAEIVRDLNARMMDMLADHLESPAEGARDRREALEKKLDEALQRTEEALQRVEKDRLSDFATWSDLEALKKNLQFTRDELLERHARAAGEQERLKARDEIATELERMSLLSEEIGKRMQARELASTAQDLARSQERLLDALEKLQSGDPNLDGILKQISELGKLLQSLQQALSQFAQQLPDDFMNPESLRGLGFDQMFSALDEIRKKLLAGDLEGARQLARELFNQMAAMVAALQQSQRSAMASSMGRMQGEMGRSQSELQQIAREQQEILMETEALNNSALRERDDLLKEKLDRFLGRAKEDLGRLTELFPDREGGETGDAAADAQLDDATMNHLVKNLIARLLDRDFPGYAEGEQLARRELAKRRAPAQEGKARDAERTLNRLKGELDALLGEPLRALNDSEKQQLRELARRQELLRERTRELHEKLESLFQLFPALDPKILQNIDGAAGSMGAARERLGGLDARNAVPPERDALDRLTQSQQQMQSAMQQLAQRGQLGNMPATMVFRRGRFLPYGMLAPLPGMPEFPEFNVEGGVTGLETERFRLPGKDDYKAPRSFREEILESLKQGIPPQHKEQIERYFRNLTE from the coding sequence ATGGGCCAGGAAGAGTTCCGGGAGCTTTCCGAGTTTCTCGGGCGTTTCACGCGCCGGCTGAAGCTCGTCCAGGGGGCCGAGGGCCTGTGCCTGACCGCGATCTGCGCCCTGCTTCTCTTCGGCGCCGGTCCCGCGGTTGCGGCGCTGGCGGATTTCTTTCCCTACGCGCCGTTGCTCTATTGGGCGCTCGGCGCTCTCGTGCTGCTCTTTCTGCTCGGGCGGACGCTGGCGCGCCTGCTGCGCCGCCCGTCGCGCGAGCGCGCCGCCCGCTACATCGAGGAGAAGCGCCCCGAGCTGCGCAACAACCTGATCAACTCCCTCCAGCTCTATCCCAGGCTCGCGGAATCCCCGGGGGCTCAGGGATTTTCCCCCGCCATGGTGCTCGCCTTGCTGCGCACCACGCGCCGCCAGCTCGCGGCCCTGCGGCTCGACGAGCTGATCGACGCGCGCAACCTCAAGGCGCAGGTGCGCCTGCTCGGTCTGGTTTTCGTTCCCGTGCTGGCCATGGTCCTGCTCGATCCCTCCCGGGTCGGCGAGACCTTCAGCCTGCTCGCCCGCCCCCTGGACCACCTGCCGCCCTCGGTGACGGTGATCCACATCGAGCCCAAAGGGGCCCGGCTCGTTCGCGGCGCCCCGCTTCGGATCCAGGCGACCACCTCCGGCGCGATTCCCAGGTCCCTGCAGCTCCGAATCGAGCGCGCAGGGGCACCCGGCGCGGAGGAGGGGCTCCCGATGGAATCGCTCGGAGAGGGAAAGTTCGCGATCGCGATCCCGAAGCTGGATCACACGATCCGCTATCGGGCGGTGGCCGGATCGTTTTCCTCGCCGGTCTACACCGCCGAGGCCATCGAACCGCCCGAGATCGCCAATGTTCGGGTGACGGTTTATCCCCCCGCATACACCGGCCTCGGCGCGGTCACCGCGCCCGGCGGCGACGCGGAAGGGCTCAAAGGCTCCACCATCCGGATCGACGCCGTCACGACCCGGCAAGTCGTCAAGGCGGAGATCGTCACGGAGGACGGGAAGACCGTGCCCCTCAAGATCGAGGGCCGCGAGCTCCAGGGAAGCCTGGTGCTGTTCCAGCCGCAACGTTACCGCGTGACGGTCGAGGATGTCCACGGTTTTCGCAATGCGCCGATCACGTACGAGCTCAAGGTCAGGCCGGACGGCTTTCCCACCGTCGACCTGCTCGCGCCGACCGAGGATCTGGAGGTGAGCGGCGACGAGGTCCTTGCGCTCGAGTACAGCGCGCGCGACGACTTCGGCATCGGCCGCATCGATCTGGCGGTCGAGGTCGGCGAGCGGCGCGAGACGATCCGGCTCCAGAGCGACGACGCCCGGCGGCTGGTGCTGCGGGATCGCTTCCGCTGGGATCTCAGCCGGCTCGGCCTGCGCCAGGGCGACGAAGCCCGTTTTCACCTCGAGGTGCGCGACAACGACACCATCTCAGGCCCCAAGCTCGGGACCTCGCGGACGCTCCGGCTGAAGCTCAAGGACCTGCGCGGCGAGCACCAGCAGGTCGCCGAGATCGTTCGCGACCTCAACGCCCGCATGATGGACATGCTGGCGGACCACCTGGAATCGCCGGCCGAAGGCGCCCGGGACCGGCGGGAAGCCCTGGAGAAAAAGCTCGACGAGGCGCTCCAGCGCACCGAGGAGGCGCTGCAGCGGGTGGAAAAAGACCGGCTCTCCGATTTCGCGACCTGGTCGGATCTCGAAGCGCTCAAGAAAAATCTCCAGTTCACCAGGGACGAGCTGCTCGAGCGGCACGCCCGGGCGGCGGGCGAGCAGGAGCGGCTCAAGGCGCGCGACGAGATCGCGACGGAGCTGGAGCGGATGTCGCTGCTTTCGGAGGAAATCGGCAAACGGATGCAGGCGCGCGAGCTCGCTTCCACGGCGCAGGATCTGGCGCGCAGCCAGGAGCGGCTGCTCGACGCGCTGGAAAAGCTGCAGAGCGGGGACCCCAACCTCGACGGGATCCTCAAGCAGATTTCCGAGCTCGGCAAGCTCCTCCAGTCCCTGCAGCAGGCGCTCTCGCAGTTCGCGCAGCAGCTCCCGGACGACTTCATGAATCCCGAGTCGCTTCGCGGCTTGGGATTCGACCAGATGTTTTCCGCGCTCGACGAGATCCGCAAGAAGCTCCTCGCGGGCGATCTGGAAGGTGCGCGCCAGCTCGCCCGCGAGCTGTTCAATCAGATGGCTGCGATGGTGGCCGCGCTCCAGCAGTCGCAGCGGTCGGCCATGGCGTCGTCCATGGGCCGGATGCAGGGGGAGATGGGGCGTTCCCAGAGCGAGCTGCAGCAGATCGCGCGCGAACAGCAGGAGATCCTGATGGAGACCGAAGCGCTGAACAATTCCGCCCTGAGGGAGCGCGATGATCTCCTGAAGGAAAAGCTCGACCGCTTTCTCGGGCGCGCCAAGGAGGACCTCGGGCGGCTCACGGAGCTGTTCCCGGACCGCGAGGGCGGGGAGACGGGCGACGCCGCGGCGGACGCGCAACTCGATGACGCCACCATGAACCATCTCGTGAAGAATCTGATCGCCCGGCTGCTCGACAGGGATTTTCCCGGCTACGCCGAGGGCGAGCAGCTGGCGCGCCGCGAGCTGGCGAAAAGGCGCGCGCCCGCGCAGGAGGGAAAGGCGCGCGACGCGGAGCGCACGCTCAACCGGTTGAAAGGCGAGCTCGACGCCCTGCTCGGCGAGCCGCTGCGGGCGCTCAACGATTCGGAAAAGCAGCAGTTGCGCGAACTCGCGCGCCGCCAGGAGCTGCTGCGAGAGCGCACGCGCGAGTTGCACGAGAAGCTCGAATCGCTGTTCCAGCTATTCCCGGCGCTCGACCCCAAGATCCTCCAGAACATCGACGGGGCGGCCGGATCGATGGGAGCGGCGCGCGAGCGCCTGGGGGGTCTCGACGCCCGCAATGCGGTCCCTCCGGAGCGGGACGCCCTCGACCGGCTGACGCAGTCGCAGCAGCAGATGCAGAGCGCCATGCAGCAGCTCGCCCAGCGGGGCCAGCTCGGCAACATGCCGGCGACGATGGTCTTCCGCCGCGGGCGCTTTCTCCCTTACGGGATGCTGGCCCCCTTGCCCGGCATGCCGGAGTTTCCGGAGTTCAACGTCGAGGGCGGCGTCACCGGGCTGGAAACCGAGCGCTTCCGGCTGCCGGGCAAGGACGACTACAAGGCCCCGCGCAGCTTCCGCGAGGAGATCCTCGAGTCGCTCAAGCAGGGCATCCCTCCCCAGCACAAGGAGCAGATCGAGCGCTATTTCAGGAACCTGACGGAATAG
- a CDS encoding tetratricopeptide repeat protein, giving the protein MLRPFRLASPAVFLLALSLAWAASARAAVADAELQRLQELLDAWRIDEARELAGRALRESPRSAAALDLDAWVKFYEGRYPDAVQSLERALALDSKNERRQAMRLFAQQTHDVVRSLKRYESEHFIVYLDERRDGILAPYALDALEKSYRSIGAELGYFPRDKVRVEIAPDAAAFNAISTLSLRDIEQTGAVGICKFNKLMIISPRALAFGYRWVDSLSHEYLHYVIVALSDNKAPIWIHEGAARFYETRWRRPEPPGDAAEDYLTPANQTLLVRALEHDKFVGFRQMEPSLIHLDSPEQVQLAYAEAASAIDFINRRKGKSGARELLAALRDAPAPSAIERVLGLSFETFEKQWKEFLKSKGLKEIEGSRVRHFKVKKNGKEDEEVVELREIQSEVARNRTRLADQMLARGRVLAAANEYQRALQASPHSPIILNKLGRVLIQMNRHGEALSHLRKALQLDPDNAGTYVQLGSAYRAAKDHRAAREMLEEALQINPFNPTIYRLLIEIYTALGDPGKSREAKAALAKLAAGN; this is encoded by the coding sequence ATGCTGCGCCCGTTTCGCCTCGCCTCCCCGGCCGTTTTCCTTCTCGCCCTCTCGCTCGCGTGGGCGGCTTCCGCCCGGGCCGCGGTCGCCGACGCCGAGCTCCAGCGGCTGCAGGAGCTCCTGGACGCCTGGCGGATCGACGAGGCCCGCGAGCTCGCGGGCCGGGCGCTCCGCGAGTCGCCGCGCTCCGCCGCCGCTCTGGACCTCGATGCCTGGGTGAAGTTCTACGAAGGCCGCTACCCCGACGCGGTCCAGTCCCTGGAGCGCGCCCTCGCCCTCGATTCGAAGAACGAACGGCGTCAGGCGATGCGGCTGTTCGCGCAGCAGACCCACGACGTGGTCCGGAGCCTCAAGCGCTACGAGAGCGAGCACTTCATCGTCTACCTCGACGAGCGGCGCGACGGCATTCTCGCCCCTTACGCCCTCGACGCGCTCGAAAAGAGCTACCGCAGCATCGGCGCCGAGCTCGGCTATTTCCCCAGGGACAAGGTGCGCGTCGAGATCGCCCCGGACGCGGCCGCCTTCAACGCGATCTCGACGCTCTCGCTGCGCGACATCGAGCAGACCGGTGCAGTGGGCATCTGCAAGTTCAACAAGCTGATGATCATCTCGCCGCGCGCGCTCGCGTTCGGTTACCGCTGGGTCGACTCCCTGAGCCACGAGTACCTGCATTACGTGATCGTCGCGCTGAGCGACAACAAGGCGCCGATCTGGATCCACGAAGGCGCCGCGCGCTTCTACGAAACCCGCTGGCGCCGGCCCGAGCCGCCCGGGGACGCGGCGGAAGACTATCTCACGCCGGCCAACCAGACGCTCCTGGTGCGGGCCCTGGAGCACGACAAGTTCGTCGGGTTCCGGCAGATGGAGCCCTCGCTCATCCACCTCGACAGCCCGGAGCAGGTCCAGCTCGCCTACGCCGAGGCCGCCTCGGCGATCGATTTCATCAACCGCCGCAAGGGGAAATCCGGGGCCCGGGAGCTGCTCGCCGCGCTGCGCGACGCACCCGCCCCTTCGGCCATCGAGCGGGTGCTCGGGCTTTCCTTCGAGACCTTCGAGAAGCAATGGAAGGAGTTCCTCAAGTCGAAGGGGCTGAAGGAGATCGAGGGCAGCCGCGTGCGCCATTTCAAGGTGAAGAAGAACGGCAAGGAGGACGAGGAGGTCGTGGAGCTGAGGGAGATTCAGTCGGAGGTGGCGCGCAACCGCACGCGGCTCGCCGATCAGATGCTCGCCCGCGGCCGGGTGCTCGCCGCGGCCAACGAGTACCAGCGCGCCTTGCAGGCCAGTCCCCATTCTCCTATTATTCTGAACAAGCTGGGCCGCGTCCTGATCCAAATGAACCGCCACGGCGAGGCGCTCTCGCACCTCCGGAAAGCCCTGCAGCTGGATCCCGACAACGCGGGCACGTACGTGCAGCTCGGAAGCGCCTATCGCGCCGCGAAAGACCATCGCGCCGCGCGGGAAATGCTCGAAGAAGCCCTGCAGATCAACCCTTTCAACCCGACGATCTACCGGCTGCTGATCGAGATTTACACGGCGCTCGGCGACCCGGGGAAAAGCCGGGAGGCAAAGGCGGCGCTCGCGAAGCTGGCCGCGGGCAACTGA
- a CDS encoding tetratricopeptide repeat protein: protein MATGAPLAAGPQGAVEKEEAWALGRKYLAEGRVSEAKAAFQRLLAGYPDEPDLHFLLALAALRLRDASEAERALRRALAADRDHVQARTLLGWIELEVRGNADGAIREYSRVIELRPDAPDAYVNLGAAYKKKGELGRALANYNEALKRRPDDAAALANRGWVFIEQERWAEARADFDRALGLRPKDPGALQGLAQVLEKTRDYAGAQAVLQSLISQSPNFVFWLQWGRLGLIRFYWVLLLIAIGWYLAGRVRKARDVSHG, encoded by the coding sequence GTGGCAACGGGAGCACCGCTTGCCGCCGGCCCCCAAGGCGCCGTCGAGAAGGAAGAGGCGTGGGCCCTGGGGCGAAAATATCTGGCTGAGGGGAGGGTGTCCGAGGCGAAAGCCGCCTTTCAGCGGCTGCTCGCCGGTTACCCCGACGAGCCCGACCTCCATTTTCTTCTGGCGCTGGCCGCGCTCAGGCTGCGAGATGCGTCGGAAGCGGAAAGAGCGCTCCGGCGGGCGCTCGCCGCCGACCGCGACCACGTTCAGGCGCGCACGCTTCTCGGCTGGATCGAGCTCGAGGTCCGGGGGAACGCCGATGGAGCCATCCGGGAGTACTCCAGGGTGATCGAGCTGCGGCCGGACGCACCCGACGCCTACGTCAATCTGGGGGCCGCGTACAAGAAGAAGGGCGAGCTGGGGCGGGCGCTGGCCAATTACAACGAAGCGTTGAAGCGACGTCCGGACGACGCCGCCGCGCTCGCCAACCGCGGCTGGGTTTTCATCGAGCAGGAGCGCTGGGCCGAAGCGCGAGCCGATTTCGACCGCGCGCTCGGGCTGAGACCGAAGGATCCGGGGGCGCTCCAGGGGCTCGCCCAGGTTCTCGAAAAGACCCGCGATTACGCCGGCGCCCAGGCGGTGCTGCAAAGCCTGATCTCGCAGTCGCCGAACTTCGTCTTCTGGCTGCAGTGGGGCAGGCTCGGGCTGATTCGCTTCTACTGGGTTCTCCTATTGATCGCGATCGGCTGGTATCTCGCCGGTCGGGTGCGGAAAGCGAGGGACGTTTCGCATGGCTGA
- a CDS encoding ethanolamine ammonia-lyase reactivating factor EutA has translation MESMDQLEPTETLYFHEGHDDEDEDGPLAEEDHPMWRSERISLTSVGIDVGSSTSHLIFSRLTLRRQGVALSSRFVVVNREIIHESPILLTPYVDKTTIDTVRLERFIHQAYADAGVTPNDIDTGAIIVTGEAAKKKNAEAIAALFAAQAGKFVCATAGHNLEAILAAYGSGAVAMTRQEGGDFTVMNVDVGGGTSKIAIVQQGRVIDTCAVEVGARLVAMDETGRINRLEDTALKIARAAGVALRLDEVMSEEDKEKFSQVLCDSLFEVLERGPLSPQVQELLLTPRLEYDGPVHAVIFSGGVSEYVYGFEKRNLGDLGLHLGRRVRQRANRLGGGRVPLRPAEVRIRATVIGASQYTVQVSGNTIYLSDPDLLPLRNLQVVTPQFEQTETITASEIAAGIERALQRFDIQDGDRTVALALHWELGPSYPLIRTLAEGLVGAMKPHVENGNPLVLVFDADIAKLMGNIIERELLPGAGIISIDGIDLKDFDFIDIGQELPDAKAVPVVIKSLIFRHTEMGRGHSHPHHHHHHH, from the coding sequence ATGGAGAGCATGGACCAACTGGAACCGACCGAAACCCTCTATTTCCACGAAGGACACGACGACGAAGACGAAGACGGCCCGCTCGCCGAGGAAGACCACCCGATGTGGCGCTCCGAGCGCATCTCGCTCACCTCGGTCGGCATCGACGTCGGCTCCTCCACCTCCCACTTGATCTTTTCCAGGCTCACGCTCAGGCGGCAGGGAGTCGCGCTTTCGAGCCGCTTCGTGGTCGTCAACCGGGAGATCATCCACGAGTCGCCGATCCTGCTCACGCCCTACGTCGACAAGACGACCATCGACACGGTGAGGCTCGAGCGCTTCATTCACCAGGCCTACGCCGACGCCGGGGTCACGCCGAACGACATCGATACCGGCGCGATCATCGTGACCGGAGAAGCGGCGAAGAAGAAGAACGCCGAGGCGATCGCGGCGCTGTTCGCCGCGCAGGCGGGGAAGTTCGTCTGCGCGACGGCCGGCCACAACCTCGAGGCGATTCTCGCAGCCTACGGCTCGGGGGCGGTGGCCATGACTCGGCAAGAGGGAGGCGATTTCACCGTCATGAACGTCGATGTCGGCGGGGGAACGAGCAAGATCGCCATCGTGCAGCAAGGACGCGTGATCGACACCTGCGCGGTCGAGGTCGGCGCCCGGCTCGTCGCCATGGACGAGACCGGGAGGATCAACCGCCTGGAGGACACCGCGCTCAAGATCGCAAGAGCCGCCGGCGTCGCCCTGCGGCTCGACGAGGTCATGAGCGAGGAGGACAAGGAGAAGTTCAGCCAGGTGCTCTGCGATTCTCTCTTCGAGGTGCTCGAGCGCGGCCCGCTTTCCCCCCAGGTCCAGGAGCTGCTCTTGACCCCGAGGCTGGAGTACGACGGACCGGTGCACGCGGTGATTTTCTCCGGCGGCGTCTCGGAATACGTTTACGGCTTCGAGAAGCGCAACCTTGGAGACCTGGGGCTGCATCTCGGGCGGCGGGTGAGACAGCGGGCGAACCGGCTCGGTGGCGGGCGGGTGCCGCTCAGGCCGGCCGAGGTGCGCATCCGCGCCACGGTGATCGGGGCTTCGCAGTACACCGTGCAGGTGAGCGGGAACACGATCTATCTCTCGGACCCGGACCTGCTCCCGCTCCGGAACCTGCAGGTGGTGACGCCGCAGTTCGAGCAGACCGAAACGATCACGGCGAGCGAGATCGCCGCGGGCATCGAAAGGGCGTTGCAGCGCTTCGACATCCAGGACGGCGACCGGACGGTGGCCCTCGCGCTGCATTGGGAGCTGGGTCCCTCTTATCCGCTGATCCGCACGCTCGCCGAGGGACTGGTCGGCGCGATGAAGCCGCACGTCGAGAACGGCAACCCGCTGGTCCTCGTTTTCGACGCCGACATCGCCAAGCTCATGGGCAACATCATCGAGCGGGAGCTTCTGCCCGGCGCGGGCATCATCTCGATCGACGGCATCGATCTCAAGGACTTCGACTTCATCGATATCGGACAGGAGCTGCCCGACGCCAAGGCGGTGCCGGTGGTGATCAAGTCGCTGATCTTCCGCCATACCGAAATGGGGCGCGGCCACTCCCACCCGCACCATCATCATCACCATCACTGA
- a CDS encoding DUF58 domain-containing protein, with product MNGPGKNYFDPKVLAGISSLSLRARWVVEGLMSGIHRSRSKGFSVEFEEHREYSPGDEIRRIDWKALGKFDRYFIKEYEDETNLRAYLLLDASASMDYASDGITKFDYACTLVACLSYLILKQQDAAGLVTFSDDLETVIQPRAKRDYLTQILHALENRTPGGETDVGGILEKVAGQIKRRGMVVLVSDLLDEPEAIVKGLRLFRYKGNDVIVFHVLDPAEIELPFDGNILFEDLEQPDLKVIADPKAIRQAYRAAIDEFTADLRKQCHDSSIDYQLLTTSTPLDRALAMYLSWRG from the coding sequence ATGAACGGTCCGGGAAAAAACTATTTCGACCCCAAGGTTCTCGCCGGGATATCGAGCCTCTCCCTGCGGGCGCGCTGGGTGGTGGAAGGGTTGATGTCCGGCATTCACCGCAGCCGCTCCAAGGGTTTCAGCGTGGAGTTCGAGGAGCACCGGGAGTACTCGCCGGGCGACGAGATCCGGCGCATCGACTGGAAGGCGCTCGGCAAGTTCGACCGCTATTTCATCAAGGAGTACGAGGACGAGACCAACCTGCGCGCCTACCTCCTGCTCGATGCCAGCGCCTCGATGGACTACGCGTCGGACGGGATCACGAAGTTCGACTACGCCTGCACGCTGGTCGCCTGTCTTTCCTACCTGATCCTCAAGCAGCAGGACGCGGCCGGCCTGGTGACTTTCTCCGACGATCTCGAAACCGTCATCCAGCCGCGCGCCAAGCGCGACTATCTCACGCAGATCCTCCACGCCCTCGAGAACCGCACGCCCGGAGGCGAAACCGACGTGGGCGGGATTCTGGAGAAGGTCGCCGGACAGATCAAGCGACGCGGCATGGTCGTGCTGGTTTCCGACCTTCTCGACGAGCCGGAGGCGATCGTCAAGGGGCTGCGGCTGTTCCGCTACAAGGGCAACGACGTCATCGTATTCCACGTGCTCGATCCGGCGGAAATCGAGCTCCCCTTCGACGGCAACATCCTGTTCGAGGACCTGGAGCAGCCCGACCTGAAGGTGATCGCCGATCCGAAGGCCATTCGCCAGGCCTACCGCGCGGCGATCGACGAGTTCACCGCCGATCTGCGCAAACAATGCCATGACAGCTCGATCGACTACCAGCTGCTGACGACCTCGACGCCTCTCGACCGCGCGCTCGCGATGTACCTGAGCTGGAGAGGCTGA